Part of the Perognathus longimembris pacificus isolate PPM17 chromosome 1, ASM2315922v1, whole genome shotgun sequence genome, CTGTTaaaaacacctgtaatcctagtagctgcttgggaggctgagatcctgaggactgaggtttggggCCAGTACCTATTACCCTAGCTACAATGAAAGCCTAGCAAAGGCAGATTATGATTTTGCCCAGGCTCCCACTCATGCAAGAAGTAAGACTCTCAAAAATCACTGTTAAAAATaaccagggctggaggcatggctcaagcggtagagtacctgcctagcataagaccctgagttcaaagcctagtactGCCCCCCTCAAGAGAGAGATTGACACTAAAAAAGAATCCAaagatttttcttcctcctttgtccTTTTCTCTAAAGACAATGGGTCAAGTTCTTCCAGCATAACAGAAAccatctctttatttttttggttagttgtgagacttgaactaggggcctgggcactgtctctgcgcTCTTccttgttctaccactttgagccacagctctgcatccagtttttaagtgattaattggagataagagtctcacagggacttttctgccttggctgtcttacttcccaggctggcttcgagacactatccttagatctcagccccccctgagtctgagtaaccaggattacaggtgtgacccacggTACCCTACTCAGAAACCATCTTTTGATTGACTTCTGCTCTTTAGTGATTTATCTCTTTTTCATTGTTAAAGAAGTTGTAGCTGGATTGACCTCAGACCTTGCAGAGGGTTAGACCTGGTAGGATAGAAGGCGGGGGGAGGACTAGACAAGGAACCAGCACAAGCAGGGGCACCAAACaacgccccccaccccaagactTCACATAGAGGAGGAGCGCGCTGCATTCATCTTAGACCACAGCAAGAGCAGCGAAGAGAGCTGACCTTGGCTCTTGTGGTTTTTAAAAATGGGAATAGCAGATTTAAAAAATCTGACATTTATGTTGCAAGGATATTGTAAATATACAAATATCTTGCATCAAAGATGGATATTAAGACCTTTATTGCTTTGTGAGTAGCTCAGCAAAGTGCTGTTTACCCTTAAGAGTCAACTCTGTTTCTTGTCAGTTCTGAGAAGAATATGAGAACGGCCAATGAATAATGACATTTCGTCTGATCCTTAAAAAAGAATTGTCATTTACTTAGTGAGTGCTCAtttactctttttaaatttatttttatttttttttcatttaccctTTAGACATGTCCTTGATCTTTTGTTTTTACTATCTATTTGGAGATtactccccccagtcctgggccttgaactctgagcctgggcgccatccctaagctcttttgctcaaggctagcactctaccacttgagccccagacaCTTCAGCTTTgtgattaactgaagagtctcctggactttgttgtcttgcccaggcttgctttgaaccgcattggagatttttattttttattttttaggttgcAGCACATAACTCAAGCTAGCCTTAAACtcgattctcctgcctcagcctcccaagtgctgggatttctCTACCTGGCCACTTGAGTCTCTTAAATGCATGTCACATCAAAATTTGacaaaattcatataaaattattGCATATATATTGAtgtgaattaataaaataaaggtgAATATTTATCTGATCGTTCCTGTACCTCATTTTCAGGTGGGCTCAAAAACAGAAGTTGCTGAGTGCAAGGAGAAATTTGCCAACTCTCGAGACCCTACCATCAGCCAGACTTTCATGTTGGACAGAGTGTTCAACCCTGACGGGAAGGCCTTGCCTCCGATGCGAGGGTTCAAGTACACTAGCTGGTCTCCCGTGGGTTGTGACGTGAACGGCAGGTGCCTTCTAGCAGCGCTGACCATGGACAATCGCCTGACTGTGCAGGCGAACCTCAACAGACTCCAGTGGGTCCAGCTGGCGGACCTCACTGAGATTTACGGAGAGCGTCTTTTTGAGGCCAGCTACAGGCTCTCGAAAAGCGAGGGCCCGGGAAGTCACCTCGGGGACTTTGCTGAGTTCCAGAGGAGGCACAGCATGCAGACCCCAGTGAGGATGGAGTGGTCGGGCATCTGCACCACTCAGCAGGTCCAGCACAACAACGAGTGCCGGGACGTGGGCAGCGTGCTCCTCGCCGTGCTCTTTGAGAACGGCAACATTGCGGTGTGGCAGTTCCAGCTGCCCTTCGTGGGGAAGGAGTCCATCTCTTCGTGCAACACCATCGAGTCAGGAATCAGCTCacccagtgttttgttttggtgggaaTATGAGCACAATAACCGCAAAATGAGCGGCCTCATTGTCGGGAGTGCTTTTGGACCTGTCAAGATTCTCCCTGTCAACCTCAAAGCAGTGAAAGGCTATTTCACTTTAAGGCAGCCTGTTGTCTTGTGGAAGGAAATGGACCAGCTGCCTGTGCACAGCATCAAATGTGTGCCTCTCTATCACCCttaccagaagtgtagctgtagctTGGTGGTGGCTGCCCGCGGCTCGTACGTGTTCTGGTGTCTTCTTCTGATCTCCAAGGCAGGTCTGAATGTGCACAATTCCCACGTCACAGGCCTTCATTCTTTGCCCATTGTGTCCATGACCGCAGACAAGCAGAACGGAACAGTGTACACCTGCTCCAGTGATGGGAAGGTGAGGCAGCTGATTCCCATCTTCACAGATGTTGCGTTGAAGTTTGAACACCAGTTAATTAAACTCTCAGATGTGTTTGGCTCGGTGAGGACTCACGGGATAGCTGTGAGCCCCTGCGGCGCTTACCTGGCCATCATCACGACGGAGGGCATGGCCAACGGTCTCCACCCCGTTAATAAGAACTACCAGGTCCAGTTTGTGACTCTGAAGACCTTTGAAGAGGCTGCTGCTCAGCTTCTGGAGTCTTCAGTTCAGAATCTCTTTAAG contains:
- the Gtf3c4 gene encoding general transcription factor 3C polypeptide 4 isoform X2 produces the protein MLDRVFNPDGKALPPMRGFKYTSWSPVGCDVNGRCLLAALTMDNRLTVQANLNRLQWVQLADLTEIYGERLFEASYRLSKSEGPGSHLGDFAEFQRRHSMQTPVRMEWSGICTTQQVQHNNECRDVGSVLLAVLFENGNIAVWQFQLPFVGKESISSCNTIESGISSPSVLFWWEYEHNNRKMSGLIVGSAFGPVKILPVNLKAVKGYFTLRQPVVLWKEMDQLPVHSIKCVPLYHPYQKCSCSLVVAARGSYVFWCLLLISKAGLNVHNSHVTGLHSLPIVSMTADKQNGTVYTCSSDGKVRQLIPIFTDVALKFEHQLIKLSDVFGSVRTHGIAVSPCGAYLAIITTEGMANGLHPVNKNYQVQFVTLKTFEEAAAQLLESSVQNLFKQVDLLDLVRWKILKDKHIPQFLHEALEKKIEGSGATYFWRFKLFLLRILYQSMQKAPSEALWKPTQEDSKILLVDSPGAGNAEDEQQEESTSSKQGPKAGPQERSREGDGEDAPDDTAPLPGDGGSQEPVEEKLLEVQGKIEAVEMHLTREHMKRVLGEVYLHTWITENTSVPTRGLCNFLMSDEEYDDRTARVLIGHISKKMNKQTFPEHCSLCKEILPFTDRKQAVCSNGHIWLRCFLTYQSCQSLIYRRCLLHDSIARHPTPEDPDWIKRLLQSPCPFCDSPVF
- the Gtf3c4 gene encoding general transcription factor 3C polypeptide 4 isoform X1, translating into MDTADQVPVEPADDGPAPPGEEEGEGGGKESAAAAAADAAPGPSASFRLMVTRREPAVRLQYPVSGLEPLAWSEDHRVSVSTARSVAVLELICDVHNPGQDLVIHRTSVPAPLNSCLLKVGSKTEVAECKEKFANSRDPTISQTFMLDRVFNPDGKALPPMRGFKYTSWSPVGCDVNGRCLLAALTMDNRLTVQANLNRLQWVQLADLTEIYGERLFEASYRLSKSEGPGSHLGDFAEFQRRHSMQTPVRMEWSGICTTQQVQHNNECRDVGSVLLAVLFENGNIAVWQFQLPFVGKESISSCNTIESGISSPSVLFWWEYEHNNRKMSGLIVGSAFGPVKILPVNLKAVKGYFTLRQPVVLWKEMDQLPVHSIKCVPLYHPYQKCSCSLVVAARGSYVFWCLLLISKAGLNVHNSHVTGLHSLPIVSMTADKQNGTVYTCSSDGKVRQLIPIFTDVALKFEHQLIKLSDVFGSVRTHGIAVSPCGAYLAIITTEGMANGLHPVNKNYQVQFVTLKTFEEAAAQLLESSVQNLFKQVDLLDLVRWKILKDKHIPQFLHEALEKKIEGSGATYFWRFKLFLLRILYQSMQKAPSEALWKPTQEDSKILLVDSPGAGNAEDEQQEESTSSKQGPKAGPQERSREGDGEDAPDDTAPLPGDGGSQEPVEEKLLEVQGKIEAVEMHLTREHMKRVLGEVYLHTWITENTSVPTRGLCNFLMSDEEYDDRTARVLIGHISKKMNKQTFPEHCSLCKEILPFTDRKQAVCSNGHIWLRCFLTYQSCQSLIYRRCLLHDSIARHPTPEDPDWIKRLLQSPCPFCDSPVF